The DNA segment TGGCTTGCAGCGACGCCTCGGCGATCTTCAGTAACTCGTGGTCGAGGGCTTTTTCGATGTCGTGGTCTTGTTTCTTGCTGCAGTAGAGCGTCTCGCCTTCCCAGGGTTGGGCCACCTTCAGAATGCGGGAGAGGTCGAGCTTCTTGGCCTTCCAATGTTCGGGCAGCGGGTCGTACTCCAGCATATCCGCACGGCCAATCATCTCGTTCACGGTGCGGAAGCCAAGTTGCGCCATGATTTCGCGTACTTCTTCGGCGATGAAGAAGAGAAGGTTCACGACGTACTCGGGCTTGCCCGTGAACTTCTTGCGGAGTTCGGGGTCTTGCGTCGCGATACCGACCGGGCACGTATTCAGATGGCACTTCCGCATCATGATGCAACCGGTGGCGATCAGCGGCAGCGTCGCGAATCCGACTTCGTCGGCGCCCAGAAGGAAAGCAATCGCGACGTCGCGGCCTGTTTTTATCTGGCCGTCGGTTTGCACGCGGATGCGGCTGCGCAGGTTGTTGTCGACCAACACCTGATGGGATTCAGCCAATCCAAGCTCCCACGGAAGGCCGGCGTGCTTGATGGAACTCAGGGGCGATGCGCCGGTGCCGCCTGAGTCACCGCTGATAAGCACCAGATCCGACTTGCCTTTCGCGACGCCCGCGGCGACCGTGCCAACGCCGACTTCGGATACCAGTTTCACCGATACCGTGCCGTGGACGTTGGCGTTCTTCAGGTCGTGGATGAGCTGCGCCAGGTCTTCGATGGAGTAAATATCGTGGTGCGGCGGGGGCGAGATGAGTTCCACGCCCGGCGTCGAGTAGCGGATACGCGCAATTTCCTGGAACACCTTGTGTCCAGGCAGCTCGCCGCCTTCACCCGGCTTCGCACCCTGCGCCATCTTAATCTGGAGTTCATCGGAATTAACGAGATACTCATTCGTGACGCCAAAACGCCCGGAAGCAACTTGCTTGATGGCGCTGCGGCGCAAATCGCCGTTCGCATCCGGTACAAAGCGTTTGGGATCTTCTCCGCCTTCACCGGTATTGCTGCGTCCGCCGATGCGGTTCATGGCGATAGCCAGCGTTTCGTGGGCTTCCTTGCTGATCGACCCGAAGGACATAGCGCCCGTGCAGAACCGTTTGACGATTTCCTTGGCCGGTTCCACCTGATCCAGAGGAATCGGTGTACCCTTCTTGAACTTCATCAAGGCGCGCAACGCGGCCAGCGTCCGGTTCCGGTCATTGACGATACTCGCGTATTCTTTGTACTTCTCCCACGAATTCGTACGGACGGCGTGCTGAATGCGCGAGATCGTGTCGGGGTTGTATTGGTGGAATTCGCCGCGCTTACGCCACTGGTAATTGCCGCCCGGGTCAAGTTCGCGCGAACGTGCATGGTGCGAGGGATACGCGACCGCGTGACGCATCAACGATTCCTTGGCCACGTCTTCGAGGTCGATACCGCCGACGCGCGAGGGCGTACCCGCAAAGCAACGGTCGATGAGATCGGCGCCAAGCCCTATCGCTTCGAAAATCTGCGCGCTGCGGTAGCTATGCTGTGTCGAGATGCCGATCTTTGACATCGTCTTGAGCATGCTGCTTTCAATGGCTTTGACGTACAGCTTCTTGGCCTTGCCCGGATTTTCTTCGACCAGTTCCTCTTTCTGCAGCAGTTCGTCGATGGTCTCGAACGCAAGATATGGATTGACGGCGCCCGCACCATAGCCAGTCAGGAGACAGAAGTGCATGACTTCGCGGGGCTCGCCCGACTCGACGACGATCCCGCACTGAGTGCGCTTTTGTTGCCGCACGAGGTGATGATGGACCGCTCCTGTCGCGACAAGACTTGGGATGGGAACCATCTCGCCGCTTACGCCGCGGTCGGAGAGAATCAGGATGCTGTATCCCTTTTCGATCGCGTCAACGGCCTCTGCGCAAACGCGCGTCACGGCCTTGTCGAGGCCCGCCGCGCCTTCGCTTCTGGGCCACAACGTAGATATTGTCGTCGATTTGATGCCCGGCTTGTCGATGTGCTTGATGTAGTCAAGCTGTTCGTTTGTAAGGATGGGGGACATCAGGTGCAATTGTTCGCAGTGTTCGGGCGTCTCGCCGAGCAGATTGCGCTCGCGACCGATGTCCGTTTCCAGGGACATCACGATTTCTTCGCGAATCGGATCGATGGGCGGGTTCGTGACTTGCGCGAACAACTGTTTGAAGTAGTTGAAGATCAACTGAGGACGCGATGAAAGCACTGCAATCGGGGCGTCGTTGCCCATGGAACCCAGGGGCTGCTTGCCCGTCTCGGCCATGGGAGCAATGATGAACTCAAGATCTTCTTGCGTATAGCCGAAGACCTGCTGGCGCTCGAGCAGGGAGGCTTCCTTCGGCTCCGGCTTGCCGTTGGTCGAGTGGCATTCCTTGGGAAGGACGTGGCGGTGAGTATCCAGCCACGTGCGGTAAGGCTGCCGCTTGCAGACCGAATCCTTAATCTCCTCGTCTCCGATAATGCGATGCTCTTCGGTGTCGATGAGGAACATGCGGCCCGGTTCGAGGCGGCCCTTCTTGACAATCTTGCTCTGCGGAATGTCGAGCACGCCGACTTCCGATGCCATGACTACGAAGTCGTCGTCGGTGACCCAATAGCGCGACGGACGTAAGCCGTTGCGGTCCAGGGTGGCTCCGACGCGAATGCCGTCGCAGAAAGCGACCGACGCGGGGCCATCCCACGGCTCTTGGAGGCACGCGTGGTATTCGTAGAACGCCTTCTTGTGGTCGGGCATGCTCTCATGGCCGCTCCAGGGCTCCGGCACGAGCATCATCATGGCGTGGGCGACGCTGCGGCCTCCCAGCATCAACAACT comes from the Candidatus Hydrogenedentota bacterium genome and includes:
- the gltB gene encoding glutamate synthase large subunit, whose translation is MRPISRDGLYEPFYEHDACGVGFVANMNGRATHTIIRQGIQVLENLEHRGACGCDPETGDGAGMLMQVPHKLFQRDAERLKFSLPEPGAYGVGMVFLPHDASDRALCTAIIEKSITAEGQSVLGWREVPRDSSVIGTIARQGEPVMQQVFIKRAAGLDTDAFQRRLYVIRMVIEKAVASSEVKNKSQFYIPSMSARTVVYKGLMLAAQTDRYYLDVADKDCESAIALVHQRYSTNTFPTWPLAHPFRYLAHNGEINTLRGNINMMRSREPHLQSDLYGADISKLPPIHTEGASDSAIFDQTFELLMLGGRSVAHAMMMLVPEPWSGHESMPDHKKAFYEYHACLQEPWDGPASVAFCDGIRVGATLDRNGLRPSRYWVTDDDFVVMASEVGVLDIPQSKIVKKGRLEPGRMFLIDTEEHRIIGDEEIKDSVCKRQPYRTWLDTHRHVLPKECHSTNGKPEPKEASLLERQQVFGYTQEDLEFIIAPMAETGKQPLGSMGNDAPIAVLSSRPQLIFNYFKQLFAQVTNPPIDPIREEIVMSLETDIGRERNLLGETPEHCEQLHLMSPILTNEQLDYIKHIDKPGIKSTTISTLWPRSEGAAGLDKAVTRVCAEAVDAIEKGYSILILSDRGVSGEMVPIPSLVATGAVHHHLVRQQKRTQCGIVVESGEPREVMHFCLLTGYGAGAVNPYLAFETIDELLQKEELVEENPGKAKKLYVKAIESSMLKTMSKIGISTQHSYRSAQIFEAIGLGADLIDRCFAGTPSRVGGIDLEDVAKESLMRHAVAYPSHHARSRELDPGGNYQWRKRGEFHQYNPDTISRIQHAVRTNSWEKYKEYASIVNDRNRTLAALRALMKFKKGTPIPLDQVEPAKEIVKRFCTGAMSFGSISKEAHETLAIAMNRIGGRSNTGEGGEDPKRFVPDANGDLRRSAIKQVASGRFGVTNEYLVNSDELQIKMAQGAKPGEGGELPGHKVFQEIARIRYSTPGVELISPPPHHDIYSIEDLAQLIHDLKNANVHGTVSVKLVSEVGVGTVAAGVAKGKSDLVLISGDSGGTGASPLSSIKHAGLPWELGLAESHQVLVDNNLRSRIRVQTDGQIKTGRDVAIAFLLGADEVGFATLPLIATGCIMMRKCHLNTCPVGIATQDPELRKKFTGKPEYVVNLLFFIAEEVREIMAQLGFRTVNEMIGRADMLEYDPLPEHWKAKKLDLSRILKVAQPWEGETLYCSKKQDHDIEKALDHELLKIAEASLQAKPNREDVTRTRAHVKIRNINRTVATMLSSELTRRHKVGLETGYLPEDTIWLDCEGCAGQSFGAFSIQGVTLNVSGEANDYCGKGLSGAKIIVRPPADSKIVPEENIIVGNVALYGATSGEAYFRGVAGERFCVRNSGAWAVAEGVGDHGCEYMTGGRAAILGKTGRNFAAGMSGGIAFVYDADGTFKTRCNPGNVDLKPMNEKSKADLKYMLERHVTYTESTVAQRILANFDEEITKFVRVMPRDYARVLREMEKEAAKAREMQHASK